The following proteins are encoded in a genomic region of Pangasianodon hypophthalmus isolate fPanHyp1 chromosome 26, fPanHyp1.pri, whole genome shotgun sequence:
- the col17a1a gene encoding collagen, type XVII, alpha 1a isoform X3, which translates to MDNLITTKIVNAEGGSGVSGKVTESVTTTTRLTSLPPKGSSSSVSTQRVLTSTSSSSSGSGSGSGGTVLVERRIITQSSGGGGGGGGGSSSNVISLGGSSSSAVQVVTGGVSSGSSVTSSSLGTSSSGAAGGLGASGKSSSIITVGVSSGGGGGSASSFESRSSSQLVSSSSGDLGSLSVGSMNLSGGGAHSSAMFSGGGASSTVISVGGGSTKYTSSTTSATKSASYSPVTQRKSSLTLRTAGYEGSSSGNSSPEYTRKEYAAASAATRGRTQTRESEIRARLQSASPSTRWTELDDVKKLLKGSRSSSSSPPRSPTNTLPIPKKASVDTRVESHSGYDSSILESAYNGYGYHTNPNNLSPNSTLQHNMGLQNNLTLNSTAMGSGLSAGNAVYGMQNNLASGGGVAVTANGLSIAPVYGVRKNIVSTTAPTTAAAAPSSPVTTDDVFVKDYKFMLLEKDNVPVKKESERLIMSKDTGKTFTSTGGLSATFSDDSLKREKKMISGTTETVVSGVKVAATKDKATYAEIGKDESGGGGMGFCSCCTWWKWLLGLLLGLLLLLGLLAGLIALSEEVKSLKARVERLEGGGSTIGSAHTSRLSAPSSVNILDPMDSVQYERTPITRSENTIQLGSVQTQPDPATLHRTIKQLVHSELQSETVRATLASSLKGERGEPGAKGDQGAPGIKGDAGFPGVPGPPGPPGHPGQEGARGPKGSAGEPGHDGPPGQRGREGPTGPRGEPGPPGVGEKGEKGVSGEPGPSGPAGPPGPMGLRGEMGAPGTVGLPGAPGPQGFRGDAGDPGPKGERGPAGPPGAKGDQGEKGPRGVTGEPGQPGPIGPPGEKGPKGSAGAPGPDGAKGNRGDQGPTGLPGPRGPAGPPGDAGVPGTPGLQGPPGLPGTPGQPGAKGEPGEPGRVITTGSASNTVAIPGPPGPPGPAGPAGPPGLSGPIGPAGLPGPAGPKGGKGDKGDDGEPGISAKSVERVKFEPVAGLPGPPGPPGPPGEPGKPGEGKTGLPGPPGPPGEPGIGLPGPPGDKGEPGSFVPTSETFFAGPPGPPGPPGPQGEPGHPGLPGEPGVGFPGPEGPSGPPGPEGLPGPQGPPGPEGPPGPKGDAGVPGAPGIPGYSYGGGRSSPGPPGPPGPPGPPGPPGDASGSPDISQQLSDLLRNGGIREYFTGPPGLPGPPGSVSDDDLANRVISYIQREEVRQYLVGPPGPPGPPGIPGLNPQEVAGRVLNLMNEQGMLTQSGPPGPPGPPGLPGTPYNDLPILLQNSEYRRLTGLPGPPGPPGSPGIPGPHGPPGLVAFTGTFGLEDIQKYLENAGFRGPPGPPGPPGPQGPPGITGGLVSYAENAHQEPIRAELQEYLKSGRVFREEPSHSFAESKHLPVETLDYPSIAEQVVNYIKSHGLLLWDLKDIQGPPGPPGPPGRPGISHSYSTYGNMTEILKIIRDHGMVGPPGRPGQKGEIGYPGPRGPRGPRGEQGIPGLPGLPGNDGLRGQKGEKGEAAYINHRRKRSTGV; encoded by the exons ATGGACAATTTAATCACAACCAAGATTGTGAATGCAGAGGGAGGATCAGGCGTTTCAGGGAAAG ttacagagagtgtgaccaccacaaCCAGACTGACATCCCTTCCTCCAA AGGGCAGCAGTAGCTCAGTGAGCACTCAGCGGGTGCTGACATCTACCTCTAGCTCtagttctggttctggttctggttctggagGAACAGTGCTGGTGGAGAGGAGGATCATCACCCAGAGcagcggaggaggaggaggaggtggaggagggagCAGCAGTAATGTCATATCCT TAGGTGGCTCAAGTAGCAGTGCGGTGCAAGTTGTGACTGGTGGCGTGAGCAGTGGCTCATCTGTGACTTCATCTTCTCTGGGAACATCTTCAAGTGGAGCTGCTGGAGGTTTGGGAGCTTCTGGCAAATCCTCCTCCATCATTACAGTTGGAGTTTCTTCAGGAGGAGGCGGGGGTTCTGCAAGCTCTTTCGAGTCCCGCTCATCTTCTCAGCTTGTGTCCAGCTCTTCTGGGGACTTAGGAAGCCTTTCAGTTGGTTCTATGAATCTGTCAGGGGGTGGGGCTCACTCATCAGCCATGTTTTCTGGAGGAGGGGCTTCGTCGACTGTTATATCAGTGGGAGGTGGCTCTACCAAATACACCTCTTCTACGACAAGCGCCACGAAGAGTGCTAGCTACTCACCAGTCACACAGAGGAAAAGCAGCCTGACCCTGCGTACTGCAGGATATGAAG gaagCTCCAGTGGCAACTCCTCCCCTGAATATACTAGGAAAGAGTATG cagcagcaagtgcAGCCACCAGAGGACGCACCCAGACAAGAG AGAGTGAGATCAGAGCCAGACTGCAGAGTGCCTCTCCATCCACTAGAT ggACTGAGCTGGATGATGTGAAGAAACTTCTTAAAGGAAGTCGCTCCAGTAGCAGCAGTCCTCCTCGCTCTCCCACCAATACACTGCCCATACCTAAAAAAGCAAGCGTGGACACACGCGTGGAGAGCcactcag GATATGACAGCTCTATCCTGGAGTCTGCGTATAATGGATATGGCTATCACACCAACCCCAACAACCTCAGCCCCAACTCCACTCTACAACACAACA TGGGCCTGCAGAACAACCTGACCTTGAACTCCACAGCCATGGGCAGTGGCCTTTCTGCTGGAAATGCAG tgTATGGGATGCAGAATAACTTGGCAAGCGGTGGGGGAGTGGCAGTCACTGCAAATGGGCTTAGTATTGCTCCAG TATATGGAGTGAGAAAGAACATTGTGAGCACTACAGCTCCCAcaactgctgcag CCGCCCCCAGCAGCCCTGTCACCACCGATGATGTGTTTGTTAAGGATTACAAGTTCATGCTGCTGGAGAAAGACAACGTTCCGGTGAAGAAAGAAAGCGAGAGGCTGATTATGTCGAAAGACACAGGCAAAACATTCACTTCCACCGGTGGACTAT CAGCCACATTTTCAGATGACTCgctgaaaagagagaaaaagatgatCTCTGGAACCACAGAAACAGTAGTCAGTG GTGTCAAAGTTGCTGCAACAAAGGATAAAGCCACATACGCAG AGATTGGTAAAGATGAATCTGGAGGAGGTGGGATGGGATTCTGCTCCTGCTGTACATGGTGGAAATGGCTGCTTGGATTGCTGTTGGGACTGCTCTTACTGCTGGGTCTTCTCGCTGGACTCATCGCTCTCT CTGAGGAAGTAAAGAGCCTAAAGGCTCGAGTGGAACGTCTGGAAGGCGGCGGGAGCACCATAGGCTCCGCTCACACTAGCCGCCTGTCAGCACCATCCTCTGTGAACATTTTAGATCCAATGGATTCTGTACAATATGAACGCACCCCTATAACACGATCAGAAAACACTATACAACTAGGATCTGTCCAAACGCAGCCTGACCCAGCCACACTGCACAGGACCATAAAACAACTCGTTCACTCTGAACTACAGTCAGAGACCGTCAGAG CTACTCTGGCATCCTCActgaaaggagagagaggggagcCTGGGGCCAAAG GTGACCAGGGAGCACCTGGGATTAAAG GTGATGCAGGATTTCCTGGAGTGCCAG GTCCTCCTGGTCCTCCTGGTCATCCAGGACAAGAAGGTGCAAGAGGACCTAAAGGAAGTGCTG GTGAGCCAGGACATGATGGCCCTCCTGGACAGAGAGGCCGTGAGGGGCCAACAGGACCCAGAGGAGAACCAGGCCCTCCTGGAGTGggtgagaaaggagagaaag GGGTATCTGGAGAGCCTGGACCTTCTGGACCTGCAGGACCACCTGGACCTATGGGACTCAGAG GTGAAATGGGTGCTCCGGGTACTGTGGGTCTTCCAGGGGCTCCTGGTCCTCAAGGCTTCCGTGGAGATGCTGGTGATCCTGGACCAAAAG GAGAGAGAGGACCTGCAGGGCCTCCTGGAGCTAAAG GTGATCAAGGAGAGAAAGGGCCCCGTGGTGTTACTG GAGAACCAGGGCAGCCAGGACCCATCGGTCCACCAGGAGAGAAAGGACCCAAAGGATCAGCAG GTGCCCCTGGGCCAGATGGTGCAAAGGGAAATCGTG GGGACCAAGGACCAACTGGGTTGCCAGGTCCACGTGGACCAGCTGGACCTCCAGGAGATGCAGGCGTGCCAG GAACTCCAGGGCTTCAAGGACCACCAG GTTTGCCAGGAACACCAGGACAGCCTGGGGCTAAAG gTGAACCAGGTGAACCTGGAAGAGTTATCACTACAG GCTCTGCTTCCAACACTGTGGCTATTCCTGGACCCCCTGGACCTCCTGGACCAGCTGGGCCTGCTGGACCTCCTGGACTGTCAG GTCCCATTGGCCCTGCTGGTCTTCCTGGCCCGGCTG GACCCAAGGGAGGAAAGGGTGACAAGGGTGATGATGGTGAACCTGGCATTTCTGCAAAATCTGTTGAAAGAGTCAAGTTTGAGC CTGTTGCTGGTCTTCCTGGTCCTCCTGGCCCCCCTGGACCACCTGGAGAACCAGGGAAACCTG GTGAAGGCAAAACTGGCCTACCAGGACCCCCAGGTCCACCTGGAGAGCCAG GTATTGGTCTCCCTGGTCCACCTGGTGACAAAGGTGAACCAGGAAGCTTTGTACCCACCTCAG AAACCTTTTTCGCTGGACCCCCTGGGCCTCCTGGACCTCCTGGACCTCAAG GAGAGCCTGGTCATCCTGGACTGCCAGGAGAACCTGGAGTTG GTTTTCCAGGGCCTGAAGGCCCAAGTGGACCCCCAGGTCCTGAAGGCTTACCAGGCCCTCAAGGACCACCAGGCCCAGAAGGGCCACCAggtccaaaag GTGATGCTGGTGTCCCAGGGGCCCCTGGCATCCCAGGATATTCTTATG GTGGAGGCAGAAGCTCACCTGGACCACCAGGTCCACCTGGACCTCCAGGGCCTCCTGGACCTCCTGGTGATGCCTCTGGCTCTCCAGACATTTCTCAGCAGCTTAGTGACCTTCTTAGAA ATGGTGGCATTAGGGAATACTTCACTGGTCCTCCTGGGCTTCCTGGACCACCTGGAAGTGTATCTGATGATGATTTGGCTAATCGTGTAATCAGTTACATACAAA GAGAGGAGGTGAGGCAGTATCTGGTAGGTCCCCCAGGACCACCCGGACCTCCGGGTATTCCAGGCCTCAACCCTCAGGAAGTAGCTGGAAGAGTCCTCAATCTTATGAATG AGCAGGGTATGCTGACGCAATCTGGACCTCCAGGCCCACCTGGCCCTCCAGGACTTCCTGGAACACCCTACAATGATCTCCCAATTCTCTTACAAA ACTCAGAATATAGAAGATTGACTGGGCTACCGGGGCCCCCAGGCCCTCCTGGGTCTCCTGGCATCCCAGGACCTCATGGACCCCCAGGTCTTGTTGCTTTCACAGGCACATTTGGCCTTGAGGATATTCAGAAATACCTAGAGA ATGCTGGTTTTAGAGGCCCACCTGGACCCCCGGGTCCTCCGGGACCTCAGGGTCCTCCTGGAATCACAGGGGGCCTGGTGTCATATGCTGAGAATGCACATCAAGAGCCAATCCGTGCTGAACTGCAGGAATATCTAAAGA GTGGCAGGGTGTTCCGTGAAGAGCCAAGCCATAGCTTTGCAGAGAGCAAACATTTGCCTGTTGAGACTTTGGACTACCCCAGTATTGCAGAACAAGTGGTGAACTACATCAAAT CTCATGGTTTGTTGTTGTGGGATCTCAAAGATATTCAAGGGCCGCCAGGTCCTCCTGGACCTCCTGGACGTCCTGGAATCAGCCATTCATACAGTACTTATGGCAACATGACTGAGATACTTAAAATTATTAGAG accatggcatggttggaCCACCAGGAAGACCTGGGCAGAAGGGAGAAATAGGATATCCTGGTCCCAGAGGACCAAGAG GTCCTAGAGGTGAGCAAGGCATCCCTGGTCTGCCAGGACTTCCTGGTAATGATGGACTAAGAggacaaaaaggagaaaaag
- the col17a1a gene encoding collagen, type XVII, alpha 1a isoform X1: MDNLITTKIVNAEGGSGVSGKVTESVTTTTRLTSLPPKGSSSSVSTQRVLTSTSSSSSGSGSGSGGTVLVERRIITQSSGGGGGGGGGSSSNVISLGGSSSSAVQVVTGGVSSGSSVTSSSLGTSSSGAAGGLGASGKSSSIITVGVSSGGGGGSASSFESRSSSQLVSSSSGDLGSLSVGSMNLSGGGAHSSAMFSGGGASSTVISVGGGSTKYTSSTTSATKSASYSPVTQRKSSLTLRTAGYEGSSSGNSSPEYTRKEYAAAASAATRGRTQTRESEIRARLQSASPSTRWTELDDVKKLLKGSRSSSSSPPRSPTNTLPIPKKASVDTRVESHSGYDSSILESAYNGYGYHTNPNNLSPNSTLQHNMGLQNNLTLNSTAMGSGLSAGNAVYGMQNNLASGGGVAVTANGLSIAPVYGVRKNIVSTTAPTTAAAAPSSPVTTDDVFVKDYKFMLLEKDNVPVKKESERLIMSKDTGKTFTSTGGLSATFSDDSLKREKKMISGTTETVVSGVKVAATKDKATYAEIGKDESGGGGMGFCSCCTWWKWLLGLLLGLLLLLGLLAGLIALSEEVKSLKARVERLEGGGSTIGSAHTSRLSAPSSVNILDPMDSVQYERTPITRSENTIQLGSVQTQPDPATLHRTIKQLVHSELQSETVRATLASSLKGERGEPGAKGDQGAPGIKGDAGFPGVPGPPGPPGHPGQEGARGPKGSAGEPGHDGPPGQRGREGPTGPRGEPGPPGVGEKGEKGVSGEPGPSGPAGPPGPMGLRGEMGAPGTVGLPGAPGPQGFRGDAGDPGPKGERGPAGPPGAKGDQGEKGPRGVTGEPGQPGPIGPPGEKGPKGSAGAPGPDGAKGNRGDQGPTGLPGPRGPAGPPGDAGVPGTPGLQGPPGLPGTPGQPGAKGEPGEPGRVITTGSASNTVAIPGPPGPPGPAGPAGPPGLSGPIGPAGLPGPAGPKGGKGDKGDDGEPGISAKSVERVKFEPVAGLPGPPGPPGPPGEPGKPGEGKTGLPGPPGPPGEPGIGLPGPPGDKGEPGSFVPTSETFFAGPPGPPGPPGPQGEPGHPGLPGEPGVGFPGPEGPSGPPGPEGLPGPQGPPGPEGPPGPKGDAGVPGAPGIPGYSYGGGRSSPGPPGPPGPPGPPGPPGDASGSPDISQQLSDLLRNGGIREYFTGPPGLPGPPGSVSDDDLANRVISYIQREEVRQYLVGPPGPPGPPGIPGLNPQEVAGRVLNLMNEQGMLTQSGPPGPPGPPGLPGTPYNDLPILLQNSEYRRLTGLPGPPGPPGSPGIPGPHGPPGLVAFTGTFGLEDIQKYLENAGFRGPPGPPGPPGPQGPPGITGGLVSYAENAHQEPIRAELQEYLKSGRVFREEPSHSFAESKHLPVETLDYPSIAEQVVNYIKSHGLLLWDLKDIQGPPGPPGPPGRPGISHSYSTYGNMTEILKIIRDHGMVGPPGRPGQKGEIGYPGPRGPRGPRGEQGIPGLPGLPGNDGLRGQKGEKGEAAYINHRRKRSTGV, translated from the exons ATGGACAATTTAATCACAACCAAGATTGTGAATGCAGAGGGAGGATCAGGCGTTTCAGGGAAAG ttacagagagtgtgaccaccacaaCCAGACTGACATCCCTTCCTCCAA AGGGCAGCAGTAGCTCAGTGAGCACTCAGCGGGTGCTGACATCTACCTCTAGCTCtagttctggttctggttctggttctggagGAACAGTGCTGGTGGAGAGGAGGATCATCACCCAGAGcagcggaggaggaggaggaggtggaggagggagCAGCAGTAATGTCATATCCT TAGGTGGCTCAAGTAGCAGTGCGGTGCAAGTTGTGACTGGTGGCGTGAGCAGTGGCTCATCTGTGACTTCATCTTCTCTGGGAACATCTTCAAGTGGAGCTGCTGGAGGTTTGGGAGCTTCTGGCAAATCCTCCTCCATCATTACAGTTGGAGTTTCTTCAGGAGGAGGCGGGGGTTCTGCAAGCTCTTTCGAGTCCCGCTCATCTTCTCAGCTTGTGTCCAGCTCTTCTGGGGACTTAGGAAGCCTTTCAGTTGGTTCTATGAATCTGTCAGGGGGTGGGGCTCACTCATCAGCCATGTTTTCTGGAGGAGGGGCTTCGTCGACTGTTATATCAGTGGGAGGTGGCTCTACCAAATACACCTCTTCTACGACAAGCGCCACGAAGAGTGCTAGCTACTCACCAGTCACACAGAGGAAAAGCAGCCTGACCCTGCGTACTGCAGGATATGAAG gaagCTCCAGTGGCAACTCCTCCCCTGAATATACTAGGAAAGAGTATG cagcagcagcaagtgcAGCCACCAGAGGACGCACCCAGACAAGAG AGAGTGAGATCAGAGCCAGACTGCAGAGTGCCTCTCCATCCACTAGAT ggACTGAGCTGGATGATGTGAAGAAACTTCTTAAAGGAAGTCGCTCCAGTAGCAGCAGTCCTCCTCGCTCTCCCACCAATACACTGCCCATACCTAAAAAAGCAAGCGTGGACACACGCGTGGAGAGCcactcag GATATGACAGCTCTATCCTGGAGTCTGCGTATAATGGATATGGCTATCACACCAACCCCAACAACCTCAGCCCCAACTCCACTCTACAACACAACA TGGGCCTGCAGAACAACCTGACCTTGAACTCCACAGCCATGGGCAGTGGCCTTTCTGCTGGAAATGCAG tgTATGGGATGCAGAATAACTTGGCAAGCGGTGGGGGAGTGGCAGTCACTGCAAATGGGCTTAGTATTGCTCCAG TATATGGAGTGAGAAAGAACATTGTGAGCACTACAGCTCCCAcaactgctgcag CCGCCCCCAGCAGCCCTGTCACCACCGATGATGTGTTTGTTAAGGATTACAAGTTCATGCTGCTGGAGAAAGACAACGTTCCGGTGAAGAAAGAAAGCGAGAGGCTGATTATGTCGAAAGACACAGGCAAAACATTCACTTCCACCGGTGGACTAT CAGCCACATTTTCAGATGACTCgctgaaaagagagaaaaagatgatCTCTGGAACCACAGAAACAGTAGTCAGTG GTGTCAAAGTTGCTGCAACAAAGGATAAAGCCACATACGCAG AGATTGGTAAAGATGAATCTGGAGGAGGTGGGATGGGATTCTGCTCCTGCTGTACATGGTGGAAATGGCTGCTTGGATTGCTGTTGGGACTGCTCTTACTGCTGGGTCTTCTCGCTGGACTCATCGCTCTCT CTGAGGAAGTAAAGAGCCTAAAGGCTCGAGTGGAACGTCTGGAAGGCGGCGGGAGCACCATAGGCTCCGCTCACACTAGCCGCCTGTCAGCACCATCCTCTGTGAACATTTTAGATCCAATGGATTCTGTACAATATGAACGCACCCCTATAACACGATCAGAAAACACTATACAACTAGGATCTGTCCAAACGCAGCCTGACCCAGCCACACTGCACAGGACCATAAAACAACTCGTTCACTCTGAACTACAGTCAGAGACCGTCAGAG CTACTCTGGCATCCTCActgaaaggagagagaggggagcCTGGGGCCAAAG GTGACCAGGGAGCACCTGGGATTAAAG GTGATGCAGGATTTCCTGGAGTGCCAG GTCCTCCTGGTCCTCCTGGTCATCCAGGACAAGAAGGTGCAAGAGGACCTAAAGGAAGTGCTG GTGAGCCAGGACATGATGGCCCTCCTGGACAGAGAGGCCGTGAGGGGCCAACAGGACCCAGAGGAGAACCAGGCCCTCCTGGAGTGggtgagaaaggagagaaag GGGTATCTGGAGAGCCTGGACCTTCTGGACCTGCAGGACCACCTGGACCTATGGGACTCAGAG GTGAAATGGGTGCTCCGGGTACTGTGGGTCTTCCAGGGGCTCCTGGTCCTCAAGGCTTCCGTGGAGATGCTGGTGATCCTGGACCAAAAG GAGAGAGAGGACCTGCAGGGCCTCCTGGAGCTAAAG GTGATCAAGGAGAGAAAGGGCCCCGTGGTGTTACTG GAGAACCAGGGCAGCCAGGACCCATCGGTCCACCAGGAGAGAAAGGACCCAAAGGATCAGCAG GTGCCCCTGGGCCAGATGGTGCAAAGGGAAATCGTG GGGACCAAGGACCAACTGGGTTGCCAGGTCCACGTGGACCAGCTGGACCTCCAGGAGATGCAGGCGTGCCAG GAACTCCAGGGCTTCAAGGACCACCAG GTTTGCCAGGAACACCAGGACAGCCTGGGGCTAAAG gTGAACCAGGTGAACCTGGAAGAGTTATCACTACAG GCTCTGCTTCCAACACTGTGGCTATTCCTGGACCCCCTGGACCTCCTGGACCAGCTGGGCCTGCTGGACCTCCTGGACTGTCAG GTCCCATTGGCCCTGCTGGTCTTCCTGGCCCGGCTG GACCCAAGGGAGGAAAGGGTGACAAGGGTGATGATGGTGAACCTGGCATTTCTGCAAAATCTGTTGAAAGAGTCAAGTTTGAGC CTGTTGCTGGTCTTCCTGGTCCTCCTGGCCCCCCTGGACCACCTGGAGAACCAGGGAAACCTG GTGAAGGCAAAACTGGCCTACCAGGACCCCCAGGTCCACCTGGAGAGCCAG GTATTGGTCTCCCTGGTCCACCTGGTGACAAAGGTGAACCAGGAAGCTTTGTACCCACCTCAG AAACCTTTTTCGCTGGACCCCCTGGGCCTCCTGGACCTCCTGGACCTCAAG GAGAGCCTGGTCATCCTGGACTGCCAGGAGAACCTGGAGTTG GTTTTCCAGGGCCTGAAGGCCCAAGTGGACCCCCAGGTCCTGAAGGCTTACCAGGCCCTCAAGGACCACCAGGCCCAGAAGGGCCACCAggtccaaaag GTGATGCTGGTGTCCCAGGGGCCCCTGGCATCCCAGGATATTCTTATG GTGGAGGCAGAAGCTCACCTGGACCACCAGGTCCACCTGGACCTCCAGGGCCTCCTGGACCTCCTGGTGATGCCTCTGGCTCTCCAGACATTTCTCAGCAGCTTAGTGACCTTCTTAGAA ATGGTGGCATTAGGGAATACTTCACTGGTCCTCCTGGGCTTCCTGGACCACCTGGAAGTGTATCTGATGATGATTTGGCTAATCGTGTAATCAGTTACATACAAA GAGAGGAGGTGAGGCAGTATCTGGTAGGTCCCCCAGGACCACCCGGACCTCCGGGTATTCCAGGCCTCAACCCTCAGGAAGTAGCTGGAAGAGTCCTCAATCTTATGAATG AGCAGGGTATGCTGACGCAATCTGGACCTCCAGGCCCACCTGGCCCTCCAGGACTTCCTGGAACACCCTACAATGATCTCCCAATTCTCTTACAAA ACTCAGAATATAGAAGATTGACTGGGCTACCGGGGCCCCCAGGCCCTCCTGGGTCTCCTGGCATCCCAGGACCTCATGGACCCCCAGGTCTTGTTGCTTTCACAGGCACATTTGGCCTTGAGGATATTCAGAAATACCTAGAGA ATGCTGGTTTTAGAGGCCCACCTGGACCCCCGGGTCCTCCGGGACCTCAGGGTCCTCCTGGAATCACAGGGGGCCTGGTGTCATATGCTGAGAATGCACATCAAGAGCCAATCCGTGCTGAACTGCAGGAATATCTAAAGA GTGGCAGGGTGTTCCGTGAAGAGCCAAGCCATAGCTTTGCAGAGAGCAAACATTTGCCTGTTGAGACTTTGGACTACCCCAGTATTGCAGAACAAGTGGTGAACTACATCAAAT CTCATGGTTTGTTGTTGTGGGATCTCAAAGATATTCAAGGGCCGCCAGGTCCTCCTGGACCTCCTGGACGTCCTGGAATCAGCCATTCATACAGTACTTATGGCAACATGACTGAGATACTTAAAATTATTAGAG accatggcatggttggaCCACCAGGAAGACCTGGGCAGAAGGGAGAAATAGGATATCCTGGTCCCAGAGGACCAAGAG GTCCTAGAGGTGAGCAAGGCATCCCTGGTCTGCCAGGACTTCCTGGTAATGATGGACTAAGAggacaaaaaggagaaaaag